The following proteins are co-located in the Carassius gibelio isolate Cgi1373 ecotype wild population from Czech Republic chromosome A21, carGib1.2-hapl.c, whole genome shotgun sequence genome:
- the LOC127942228 gene encoding serine/threonine-protein kinase MARK2 isoform X2: protein MSALFLPHSSTLHCPLISVRVRWRLATVLYSQNHPSSDKDIIKAFLCKPHICVFRFSLHNHSQSRSEQPHIGCYRLLKTLGKGNFAKVKLAKHVLTDKEVAVKIIDKAQLNSSSLQKLFREVRIMKLLNHPNIVKLFEVIETDKTLYLVMEYASGGEVFDYLVAHGRMKEKEARAKFRQIVSAVQYCHQKCIVHRDLKAENLLLDADMNIKIADFGFSNEFTLGNKLDTFCGSPPYAAPELFQGKKYDGPEVDVWSLGVILYTLVSGSLPFDGQNLKELRERVLRGKYRVPFYMSTDCENLLKKLLILNPTKRGSLEQIMKDRWMNVGNEDDELKPYIEPQPDYKDPKRTGQHPSSAGDWKIDIMLRMGYSLDEIQDCLIKQKYNDVMATYLLLDYRNSEMDEISIKARPAPDLTNNTQASPHKGQRNTSNPKSRRPTDQSSSVSTKRPQGESKHISGSCSSSKVPPSPLISGDHKKTPTPSTNSILSSGTSRSRNSPITERATLGVQNGKDSLNTPGSRASTASAAAVLAASSYTRHHKSLSTSAHPSPPDLHAHRPSTANQKAPVVSPSAQNINISSMADRTNFSRGVTSRSTFHAGQQRTTRDQQASAYNDPSASPSLSHGNSQVRRTGTGIFSKFTSKFVRRNLSFRFPRRSPYEGEGRDEASRPMLSTADKMEKGTHGLSGDENKDSFSSSSPASSTPSSTQASKDTKPRSLRFTWSMKTTSSMEPNEMMKEIRKVLDSNSCDYELRECFMLLCVSGNPTHDDFVQWEMEVCKLPRLSLNGVRFKRISGTSIAFKNIASKIANELKL, encoded by the exons ATGTCTGCTCTTTTTCTTCCTCACTCCTCAACTCTGCATTGTCCTCTCATTAGTGTGAGAGTCAGATGGCGACTGGCAACAGTCCTATACAGTCAAAATCACCCAAGCTCTGATAAGGATATTATTAAAGCATTTCTCTGCAAACCTCACATCTGTGTGTTTAGGTTCAGCCTTCATAACCATTCCCAG TCTCGCTCCGAGCAGCCCCACATCGGCTGCTACAGACTCCTGAAAACCCTCGGCAAAGGCAACTTCGCCAAGGTCAAACTGGCCAAGCACGTCCTCACTGACAAAGAG GTGGCGGTGAAAATCATAGACAAGGCTCAGCTCAACTCCTCCAGTCTTCAAAAG CTATTTCGGGAAGTGAGGATCATGAAGCTCTTGAATCACCCAAATATTG TGAAGTTATTTGAAGTCATTGAGACAGACAAGACGCTCTACTTGGTGATGGAATATGCCAGCGGAG GTGAGGTGTTTGATTACCTCGTAGCCCACGGCagaatgaaagagaaagaggCTCGAGCCAAATTCAGACAG ATTGTATCAGCGGTGCAGTACTGCCACCAGAAGTGCATTGTCCACAGAGACCTCAAG GCAGAGAACCTGCTCCTGGATGCAGATATGAACATTAAAATTGCCGATTTCGGCTTCAGTAACGAGTTCACACTGGGCAACAAGCTGGATACTTTTTGTGGCAGCCCTCCTTATGCTGCCCCCGAGCTCTTTCAGGGAAAGAAGTATGATGGGCCGGAGGTGGATGTCTGGAGCCTTGGGGTCATACTATACACACTGGTCAGCGGTTCTTTGCCATTCGATGGACAGAATCTAAAG GAGTTGCGAGAACGGGTTTTAAGGGGCAAGTACAGGGTTCCCTTCTATATGTCGACCGACTGTGAGAACTTATTGAAGAAATTACTCATACTCAACCCAACCAAGAGAGGGAGCCTTGAG CAGATCATGAAGGACCGCTGGATGAACGTGGGCAATGAGGACGACGAGTTGAAGCCCTACATTGAACCCCAACCCGACTACAAGGACCCTAAGAGGACAGGTCAGCACCCCAGCAGTGCAGGGGATTGGAAGATAG ATATTATGCTACGGATGGGATACTCTCTAGATGAAATACAAGACTGCCTGATCAAGCAAAAATACAATGATGTCATGGCAACTTACTTATTACTGGACTATAGGAACTCAGAG aTGGATGAAATATCAATAAAGGCCCGCCCAGCCCCTGACCTCACAAACAACACCCAAGCATCTCCTCATAAGGGACAACGCAATACCTCCAACCCAAAGTCCCGCAGACCCACAGACCAAA GCTCCTCTGTTTCCACCAAGCGTCCTCAGGGCGAAAGCAAGCACATCAGTGGTTCATGCAGCTCCAGTAAAGTCCCTCCCAGCCCGCTGATCTCCGGAGACCATAAGAAAACTCCTACCCCTTCCACT AACAGCATCCTGTCCTCAGGCACCAGCCGCAGCAGGAACTCGCCAATCACTGAGAGAGCCACTCTGGGAGTACAGAATGGCAAGGACAG CTTGAACACTCCAGGGTCCCGCGCCTCCACCGCCTCAGCGGCCGCGGTCCTCGCCGCCTCATCCTACACCCGTCACCACAAGTCTTTGTCCACCTCTGCCCACCCCAGTCCCCCAGACCTCCATGCACATCGCCCCAG CACGGCCAACCAGAAAGCACCAGTGGTGTCCCCCTCAGCTCAGAACATAAACATTTCCTCAATGGCTGACCGTACCAACTTCTCCAGAGGGGTGACGAGCAGAAGCACTTTCCACGCCGGCCAGCAGAGAACCACACGAGACCAGCAAGCCTCAGCGTACAATGACCCCTCAGCCTCCCCCTCGCTTTCCCATGGCAACAGCCAGGTGCGCCGTACTGGGACAGGCATCTTCAGCAAGTTTACTTCCAAATTTGTACGCAG AAATCTCTCATTCAGATTTCCCAGAAG GAGTCCGTATGAGGGAGAGGGTCGAGATGAGGCCAGCAG ACCCATGTTGAGCACAGCAGACAAGATGGAGAAAGGTACCCATGGACTGTCCGGTGATGAAAACAAGGActccttttcttcctcttctccagcgtcCAGCACACCTTCATCCACCCAGGCCTCCAAGGACACCAAACCACGCTCCCTCCGCTTCACCTGGAGCATGAAGACCACTTCCTCCATGGAGCCCAACGAAATGATGAAGGAGATCCGGAAAGTTCTGGACTCCAACAGCTGCGATTACGAGTTGCGCGAGTGCTTCATGCTCCTCTGCGTTTCGGGTAACCCCACGCATGATGACTTTGTCCAATGGGAGATGGAGGTGTGCAAGCTACCCCGCCTCTCGCTCAATGGGGTGCGCTTCAAGAGGATCTCCGGAACCTCCATCGCCTTTAAGAACATCGCCTCGAAGATCGCCAACGAGCTAAAACTGTGA
- the LOC127942228 gene encoding serine/threonine-protein kinase MARK2 isoform X8 translates to MSALFLPHSSTLHCPLISVRVRWRLATVLYSQNHPSSDKDIIKAFLCKPHICVFRFSLHNHSQSRSEQPHIGCYRLLKTLGKGNFAKVKLAKHVLTDKEVAVKIIDKAQLNSSSLQKLFREVRIMKLLNHPNIVKLFEVIETDKTLYLVMEYASGGEVFDYLVAHGRMKEKEARAKFRQIVSAVQYCHQKCIVHRDLKAENLLLDADMNIKIADFGFSNEFTLGNKLDTFCGSPPYAAPELFQGKKYDGPEVDVWSLGVILYTLVSGSLPFDGQNLKELRERVLRGKYRVPFYMSTDCENLLKKLLILNPTKRGSLEQQIMKDRWMNVGNEDDELKPYIEPQPDYKDPKRTGQHPSSAGDWKIDIMLRMGYSLDEIQDCLIKQKYNDVMATYLLLDYRNSEMDEISIKARPAPDLTNNTQASPHKGQRNTSNPKSRRPTDQSSSVSTKRPQGESKHISGSCSSSKVPPSPLISGDHKKTPTPSTNSILSSGTSRSRNSPITERATLGVQNGKDSLNTPGSRASTASAAAVLAASSYTRHHKSLSTSAHPSPPDLHAHRPSTANQKAPVVSPSAQNINISSMADRTNFSRGVTSRSTFHAGQQRTTRDQQASAYNDPSASPSLSHGNSQVRRTGTGIFSKFTSKFVRRNLSFRFPRRPMLSTADKMEKGTHGLSGDENKDSFSSSSPASSTPSSTQASKDTKPRSLRFTWSMKTTSSMEPNEMMKEIRKVLDSNSCDYELRECFMLLCVSGNPTHDDFVQWEMEVCKLPRLSLNGVRFKRISGTSIAFKNIASKIANELKL, encoded by the exons ATGTCTGCTCTTTTTCTTCCTCACTCCTCAACTCTGCATTGTCCTCTCATTAGTGTGAGAGTCAGATGGCGACTGGCAACAGTCCTATACAGTCAAAATCACCCAAGCTCTGATAAGGATATTATTAAAGCATTTCTCTGCAAACCTCACATCTGTGTGTTTAGGTTCAGCCTTCATAACCATTCCCAG TCTCGCTCCGAGCAGCCCCACATCGGCTGCTACAGACTCCTGAAAACCCTCGGCAAAGGCAACTTCGCCAAGGTCAAACTGGCCAAGCACGTCCTCACTGACAAAGAG GTGGCGGTGAAAATCATAGACAAGGCTCAGCTCAACTCCTCCAGTCTTCAAAAG CTATTTCGGGAAGTGAGGATCATGAAGCTCTTGAATCACCCAAATATTG TGAAGTTATTTGAAGTCATTGAGACAGACAAGACGCTCTACTTGGTGATGGAATATGCCAGCGGAG GTGAGGTGTTTGATTACCTCGTAGCCCACGGCagaatgaaagagaaagaggCTCGAGCCAAATTCAGACAG ATTGTATCAGCGGTGCAGTACTGCCACCAGAAGTGCATTGTCCACAGAGACCTCAAG GCAGAGAACCTGCTCCTGGATGCAGATATGAACATTAAAATTGCCGATTTCGGCTTCAGTAACGAGTTCACACTGGGCAACAAGCTGGATACTTTTTGTGGCAGCCCTCCTTATGCTGCCCCCGAGCTCTTTCAGGGAAAGAAGTATGATGGGCCGGAGGTGGATGTCTGGAGCCTTGGGGTCATACTATACACACTGGTCAGCGGTTCTTTGCCATTCGATGGACAGAATCTAAAG GAGTTGCGAGAACGGGTTTTAAGGGGCAAGTACAGGGTTCCCTTCTATATGTCGACCGACTGTGAGAACTTATTGAAGAAATTACTCATACTCAACCCAACCAAGAGAGGGAGCCTTGAG CAGCAGATCATGAAGGACCGCTGGATGAACGTGGGCAATGAGGACGACGAGTTGAAGCCCTACATTGAACCCCAACCCGACTACAAGGACCCTAAGAGGACAGGTCAGCACCCCAGCAGTGCAGGGGATTGGAAGATAG ATATTATGCTACGGATGGGATACTCTCTAGATGAAATACAAGACTGCCTGATCAAGCAAAAATACAATGATGTCATGGCAACTTACTTATTACTGGACTATAGGAACTCAGAG aTGGATGAAATATCAATAAAGGCCCGCCCAGCCCCTGACCTCACAAACAACACCCAAGCATCTCCTCATAAGGGACAACGCAATACCTCCAACCCAAAGTCCCGCAGACCCACAGACCAAA GCTCCTCTGTTTCCACCAAGCGTCCTCAGGGCGAAAGCAAGCACATCAGTGGTTCATGCAGCTCCAGTAAAGTCCCTCCCAGCCCGCTGATCTCCGGAGACCATAAGAAAACTCCTACCCCTTCCACT AACAGCATCCTGTCCTCAGGCACCAGCCGCAGCAGGAACTCGCCAATCACTGAGAGAGCCACTCTGGGAGTACAGAATGGCAAGGACAG CTTGAACACTCCAGGGTCCCGCGCCTCCACCGCCTCAGCGGCCGCGGTCCTCGCCGCCTCATCCTACACCCGTCACCACAAGTCTTTGTCCACCTCTGCCCACCCCAGTCCCCCAGACCTCCATGCACATCGCCCCAG CACGGCCAACCAGAAAGCACCAGTGGTGTCCCCCTCAGCTCAGAACATAAACATTTCCTCAATGGCTGACCGTACCAACTTCTCCAGAGGGGTGACGAGCAGAAGCACTTTCCACGCCGGCCAGCAGAGAACCACACGAGACCAGCAAGCCTCAGCGTACAATGACCCCTCAGCCTCCCCCTCGCTTTCCCATGGCAACAGCCAGGTGCGCCGTACTGGGACAGGCATCTTCAGCAAGTTTACTTCCAAATTTGTACGCAG AAATCTCTCATTCAGATTTCCCAGAAG ACCCATGTTGAGCACAGCAGACAAGATGGAGAAAGGTACCCATGGACTGTCCGGTGATGAAAACAAGGActccttttcttcctcttctccagcgtcCAGCACACCTTCATCCACCCAGGCCTCCAAGGACACCAAACCACGCTCCCTCCGCTTCACCTGGAGCATGAAGACCACTTCCTCCATGGAGCCCAACGAAATGATGAAGGAGATCCGGAAAGTTCTGGACTCCAACAGCTGCGATTACGAGTTGCGCGAGTGCTTCATGCTCCTCTGCGTTTCGGGTAACCCCACGCATGATGACTTTGTCCAATGGGAGATGGAGGTGTGCAAGCTACCCCGCCTCTCGCTCAATGGGGTGCGCTTCAAGAGGATCTCCGGAACCTCCATCGCCTTTAAGAACATCGCCTCGAAGATCGCCAACGAGCTAAAACTGTGA
- the LOC127942228 gene encoding serine/threonine-protein kinase MARK2 isoform X5: MSALFLPHSSTLHCPLISVRVRWRLATVLYSQNHPSSDKDIIKAFLCKPHICVFRFSLHNHSQSRSEQPHIGCYRLLKTLGKGNFAKVKLAKHVLTDKEVAVKIIDKAQLNSSSLQKLFREVRIMKLLNHPNIVKLFEVIETDKTLYLVMEYASGGEVFDYLVAHGRMKEKEARAKFRQIVSAVQYCHQKCIVHRDLKAENLLLDADMNIKIADFGFSNEFTLGNKLDTFCGSPPYAAPELFQGKKYDGPEVDVWSLGVILYTLVSGSLPFDGQNLKELRERVLRGKYRVPFYMSTDCENLLKKLLILNPTKRGSLEQQIMKDRWMNVGNEDDELKPYIEPQPDYKDPKRTGQHPSSAGDWKIDIMLRMGYSLDEIQDCLIKQKYNDVMATYLLLDYRNSEMDEISIKARPAPDLTNNTQASPHKGQRNTSNPKSRRPTDQSSSVSTKRPQGESKHISGSCSSSKVPPSPLISGDHKKTPTPSTNSILSSGTSRSRNSPITERATLGVQNGKDSLNTPGSRASTASAAAVLAASSYTRHHKSLSTSAHPSPPDLHAHRPSTANQKAPVVSPSAQNINISSMADRTNFSRGVTSRSTFHAGQQRTTRDQQASAYNDPSASPSLSHGNSQVRRTGTGIFSKFTSKFVRSPYEGEGRDEASRPMLSTADKMEKGTHGLSGDENKDSFSSSSPASSTPSSTQASKDTKPRSLRFTWSMKTTSSMEPNEMMKEIRKVLDSNSCDYELRECFMLLCVSGNPTHDDFVQWEMEVCKLPRLSLNGVRFKRISGTSIAFKNIASKIANELKL, encoded by the exons ATGTCTGCTCTTTTTCTTCCTCACTCCTCAACTCTGCATTGTCCTCTCATTAGTGTGAGAGTCAGATGGCGACTGGCAACAGTCCTATACAGTCAAAATCACCCAAGCTCTGATAAGGATATTATTAAAGCATTTCTCTGCAAACCTCACATCTGTGTGTTTAGGTTCAGCCTTCATAACCATTCCCAG TCTCGCTCCGAGCAGCCCCACATCGGCTGCTACAGACTCCTGAAAACCCTCGGCAAAGGCAACTTCGCCAAGGTCAAACTGGCCAAGCACGTCCTCACTGACAAAGAG GTGGCGGTGAAAATCATAGACAAGGCTCAGCTCAACTCCTCCAGTCTTCAAAAG CTATTTCGGGAAGTGAGGATCATGAAGCTCTTGAATCACCCAAATATTG TGAAGTTATTTGAAGTCATTGAGACAGACAAGACGCTCTACTTGGTGATGGAATATGCCAGCGGAG GTGAGGTGTTTGATTACCTCGTAGCCCACGGCagaatgaaagagaaagaggCTCGAGCCAAATTCAGACAG ATTGTATCAGCGGTGCAGTACTGCCACCAGAAGTGCATTGTCCACAGAGACCTCAAG GCAGAGAACCTGCTCCTGGATGCAGATATGAACATTAAAATTGCCGATTTCGGCTTCAGTAACGAGTTCACACTGGGCAACAAGCTGGATACTTTTTGTGGCAGCCCTCCTTATGCTGCCCCCGAGCTCTTTCAGGGAAAGAAGTATGATGGGCCGGAGGTGGATGTCTGGAGCCTTGGGGTCATACTATACACACTGGTCAGCGGTTCTTTGCCATTCGATGGACAGAATCTAAAG GAGTTGCGAGAACGGGTTTTAAGGGGCAAGTACAGGGTTCCCTTCTATATGTCGACCGACTGTGAGAACTTATTGAAGAAATTACTCATACTCAACCCAACCAAGAGAGGGAGCCTTGAG CAGCAGATCATGAAGGACCGCTGGATGAACGTGGGCAATGAGGACGACGAGTTGAAGCCCTACATTGAACCCCAACCCGACTACAAGGACCCTAAGAGGACAGGTCAGCACCCCAGCAGTGCAGGGGATTGGAAGATAG ATATTATGCTACGGATGGGATACTCTCTAGATGAAATACAAGACTGCCTGATCAAGCAAAAATACAATGATGTCATGGCAACTTACTTATTACTGGACTATAGGAACTCAGAG aTGGATGAAATATCAATAAAGGCCCGCCCAGCCCCTGACCTCACAAACAACACCCAAGCATCTCCTCATAAGGGACAACGCAATACCTCCAACCCAAAGTCCCGCAGACCCACAGACCAAA GCTCCTCTGTTTCCACCAAGCGTCCTCAGGGCGAAAGCAAGCACATCAGTGGTTCATGCAGCTCCAGTAAAGTCCCTCCCAGCCCGCTGATCTCCGGAGACCATAAGAAAACTCCTACCCCTTCCACT AACAGCATCCTGTCCTCAGGCACCAGCCGCAGCAGGAACTCGCCAATCACTGAGAGAGCCACTCTGGGAGTACAGAATGGCAAGGACAG CTTGAACACTCCAGGGTCCCGCGCCTCCACCGCCTCAGCGGCCGCGGTCCTCGCCGCCTCATCCTACACCCGTCACCACAAGTCTTTGTCCACCTCTGCCCACCCCAGTCCCCCAGACCTCCATGCACATCGCCCCAG CACGGCCAACCAGAAAGCACCAGTGGTGTCCCCCTCAGCTCAGAACATAAACATTTCCTCAATGGCTGACCGTACCAACTTCTCCAGAGGGGTGACGAGCAGAAGCACTTTCCACGCCGGCCAGCAGAGAACCACACGAGACCAGCAAGCCTCAGCGTACAATGACCCCTCAGCCTCCCCCTCGCTTTCCCATGGCAACAGCCAGGTGCGCCGTACTGGGACAGGCATCTTCAGCAAGTTTACTTCCAAATTTGTACGCAG TCCGTATGAGGGAGAGGGTCGAGATGAGGCCAGCAG ACCCATGTTGAGCACAGCAGACAAGATGGAGAAAGGTACCCATGGACTGTCCGGTGATGAAAACAAGGActccttttcttcctcttctccagcgtcCAGCACACCTTCATCCACCCAGGCCTCCAAGGACACCAAACCACGCTCCCTCCGCTTCACCTGGAGCATGAAGACCACTTCCTCCATGGAGCCCAACGAAATGATGAAGGAGATCCGGAAAGTTCTGGACTCCAACAGCTGCGATTACGAGTTGCGCGAGTGCTTCATGCTCCTCTGCGTTTCGGGTAACCCCACGCATGATGACTTTGTCCAATGGGAGATGGAGGTGTGCAAGCTACCCCGCCTCTCGCTCAATGGGGTGCGCTTCAAGAGGATCTCCGGAACCTCCATCGCCTTTAAGAACATCGCCTCGAAGATCGCCAACGAGCTAAAACTGTGA
- the LOC127942228 gene encoding serine/threonine-protein kinase MARK2 isoform X12, translating into MSTRKPLATGQSRSEQPHIGCYRLLKTLGKGNFAKVKLAKHVLTDKEVAVKIIDKAQLNSSSLQKLFREVRIMKLLNHPNIVKLFEVIETDKTLYLVMEYASGGEVFDYLVAHGRMKEKEARAKFRQIVSAVQYCHQKCIVHRDLKAENLLLDADMNIKIADFGFSNEFTLGNKLDTFCGSPPYAAPELFQGKKYDGPEVDVWSLGVILYTLVSGSLPFDGQNLKELRERVLRGKYRVPFYMSTDCENLLKKLLILNPTKRGSLEQQIMKDRWMNVGNEDDELKPYIEPQPDYKDPKRTDIMLRMGYSLDEIQDCLIKQKYNDVMATYLLLDYRNSEMDEISIKARPAPDLTNNTQASPHKGQRNTSNPKSRRPTDQSSSVSTKRPQGESKHISGSCSSSKVPPSPLISGDHKKTPTPSTNSILSSGTSRSRNSPITERATLGVQNGKDSLNTPGSRASTASAAAVLAASSYTRHHKSLSTSAHPSPPDLHAHRPSTANQKAPVVSPSAQNINISSMADRTNFSRGVTSRSTFHAGQQRTTRDQQASAYNDPSASPSLSHGNSQVRRTGTGIFSKFTSKFVRRNLSFRFPRRSPYEGEGRDEASRPMLSTADKMEKGTHGLSGDENKDSFSSSSPASSTPSSTQASKDTKPRSLRFTWSMKTTSSMEPNEMMKEIRKVLDSNSCDYELRECFMLLCVSGNPTHDDFVQWEMEVCKLPRLSLNGVRFKRISGTSIAFKNIASKIANELKL; encoded by the exons ATGTCGACCAGGAAACCGCTTGCAACTGGCCAG TCTCGCTCCGAGCAGCCCCACATCGGCTGCTACAGACTCCTGAAAACCCTCGGCAAAGGCAACTTCGCCAAGGTCAAACTGGCCAAGCACGTCCTCACTGACAAAGAG GTGGCGGTGAAAATCATAGACAAGGCTCAGCTCAACTCCTCCAGTCTTCAAAAG CTATTTCGGGAAGTGAGGATCATGAAGCTCTTGAATCACCCAAATATTG TGAAGTTATTTGAAGTCATTGAGACAGACAAGACGCTCTACTTGGTGATGGAATATGCCAGCGGAG GTGAGGTGTTTGATTACCTCGTAGCCCACGGCagaatgaaagagaaagaggCTCGAGCCAAATTCAGACAG ATTGTATCAGCGGTGCAGTACTGCCACCAGAAGTGCATTGTCCACAGAGACCTCAAG GCAGAGAACCTGCTCCTGGATGCAGATATGAACATTAAAATTGCCGATTTCGGCTTCAGTAACGAGTTCACACTGGGCAACAAGCTGGATACTTTTTGTGGCAGCCCTCCTTATGCTGCCCCCGAGCTCTTTCAGGGAAAGAAGTATGATGGGCCGGAGGTGGATGTCTGGAGCCTTGGGGTCATACTATACACACTGGTCAGCGGTTCTTTGCCATTCGATGGACAGAATCTAAAG GAGTTGCGAGAACGGGTTTTAAGGGGCAAGTACAGGGTTCCCTTCTATATGTCGACCGACTGTGAGAACTTATTGAAGAAATTACTCATACTCAACCCAACCAAGAGAGGGAGCCTTGAG CAGCAGATCATGAAGGACCGCTGGATGAACGTGGGCAATGAGGACGACGAGTTGAAGCCCTACATTGAACCCCAACCCGACTACAAGGACCCTAAGAGGACAG ATATTATGCTACGGATGGGATACTCTCTAGATGAAATACAAGACTGCCTGATCAAGCAAAAATACAATGATGTCATGGCAACTTACTTATTACTGGACTATAGGAACTCAGAG aTGGATGAAATATCAATAAAGGCCCGCCCAGCCCCTGACCTCACAAACAACACCCAAGCATCTCCTCATAAGGGACAACGCAATACCTCCAACCCAAAGTCCCGCAGACCCACAGACCAAA GCTCCTCTGTTTCCACCAAGCGTCCTCAGGGCGAAAGCAAGCACATCAGTGGTTCATGCAGCTCCAGTAAAGTCCCTCCCAGCCCGCTGATCTCCGGAGACCATAAGAAAACTCCTACCCCTTCCACT AACAGCATCCTGTCCTCAGGCACCAGCCGCAGCAGGAACTCGCCAATCACTGAGAGAGCCACTCTGGGAGTACAGAATGGCAAGGACAG CTTGAACACTCCAGGGTCCCGCGCCTCCACCGCCTCAGCGGCCGCGGTCCTCGCCGCCTCATCCTACACCCGTCACCACAAGTCTTTGTCCACCTCTGCCCACCCCAGTCCCCCAGACCTCCATGCACATCGCCCCAG CACGGCCAACCAGAAAGCACCAGTGGTGTCCCCCTCAGCTCAGAACATAAACATTTCCTCAATGGCTGACCGTACCAACTTCTCCAGAGGGGTGACGAGCAGAAGCACTTTCCACGCCGGCCAGCAGAGAACCACACGAGACCAGCAAGCCTCAGCGTACAATGACCCCTCAGCCTCCCCCTCGCTTTCCCATGGCAACAGCCAGGTGCGCCGTACTGGGACAGGCATCTTCAGCAAGTTTACTTCCAAATTTGTACGCAG AAATCTCTCATTCAGATTTCCCAGAAG GAGTCCGTATGAGGGAGAGGGTCGAGATGAGGCCAGCAG ACCCATGTTGAGCACAGCAGACAAGATGGAGAAAGGTACCCATGGACTGTCCGGTGATGAAAACAAGGActccttttcttcctcttctccagcgtcCAGCACACCTTCATCCACCCAGGCCTCCAAGGACACCAAACCACGCTCCCTCCGCTTCACCTGGAGCATGAAGACCACTTCCTCCATGGAGCCCAACGAAATGATGAAGGAGATCCGGAAAGTTCTGGACTCCAACAGCTGCGATTACGAGTTGCGCGAGTGCTTCATGCTCCTCTGCGTTTCGGGTAACCCCACGCATGATGACTTTGTCCAATGGGAGATGGAGGTGTGCAAGCTACCCCGCCTCTCGCTCAATGGGGTGCGCTTCAAGAGGATCTCCGGAACCTCCATCGCCTTTAAGAACATCGCCTCGAAGATCGCCAACGAGCTAAAACTGTGA